The Caloenas nicobarica isolate bCalNic1 chromosome Z, bCalNic1.hap1, whole genome shotgun sequence region CCCACCCGTAAGGCTGGGTGCTCTGCTGGCCAGGCTCAGCTATACATTTGTCTAATCCATGTCGTTGCGTGTGCTCTCTGGAGTGAcgggggaaaatattttaaatggtaaCAGGGCCAGTTTCTCAGTCCTTACAGCGAAGCCGCCCTTCTCCCCTGCTTGGCTCGCTGCGGCCGTTCTGCCCCGtcagagcagggctgcagctggagttTCTGAGGTGTAATTTACTTTTTTGCACTCCTGGCACCTCCTAAATTAAACCGCAAACCGCGACCGCTTACTTTTCGTAACCATTTTTGGTCTGAAGTGTGGGAATGATACAAAGAGGCACCGCTCTCTCTTAATGTTATGCCCGCCGACTACTTGGCTTAGCAGTAACATCTCCTATTTTCTTAGTCAAAGGACCAAAATCTTCGTAAATGTACTAACGGATGGCGGAGAAACCGAGTGTCACGCTGTGTTTTGTGCAAAGCGAGATCTCCCTTTCTCCAACTTCTAGGGCTTCCGCCGATCGCGCACAAGGCTCTGCACACAAAGTAACGGCCCAGAAAACTGTTTTAAGGCTTTGAGCCATAGGGTCCTTCCCCCCCTCTCTTAAATAAACTCCCGCTTTGTTGTATGAGGATTTGCAATGTAAATTCAACTCGCCTTTTCAACTTCTGCAAAAAAAGGGGGCGAGGAACACAACTTCAGATTGGAAAGTGAATGCGGAGCTGCCACATTAAAACAGTTGCGACTTTAGGACAAGACGTtcggaatttttttttcccgatAGTTTATCGGCAAACGCTGCCCCAAGTTTCAGGGCAGAGCTTTTGTCTCCGCCGTCCCTCCGTCTCCCTTTGTCCCGAGCGACACTCCTCGTGGGGAGAAGATTAATGGGAACTTGCAGAAGTTTGCTGCTGAAAAGATGCGAGTTTCAGCTGAAACCAGCCTGTACCACCTTTCTGTCCACAGCCCTGGCAAGGGTGGTGACCGTTCGTGCTCGCTGCTCTTTACACCATTCACCTGTCTCCTTTCTCTTACTTCCGTTTTAAATGGCCTGGTTTTCTTTAGAGATGGGGTTTGGGCTGTTTTAAGCATGGGTGAAAATTTACCGGAAAATCGGTGCAAGCCTGCACTCTCTGTCATAAACTTTTGGTGCAGCAGAAAGGTATTTTCCCTCTTCAAAATGCCGTTCTTGCGGAGCGCTCTAAGATTAAAACGCCAAAGTAACGGGGAAGCTCCAGACTTCAGCTTCGGGACCTCAGAAAAGAATGGGCTCCGCTTTACTCACTGAGGCCTAATCAGTTGCCTTCACCTATTTAAATGACATTAGATCGTTAGGAGAGCTTTAATGGGCTAAACACGAAAGCTGAATGGCGGGAAATACTTTCCTGGCGGGGATGGTCCCCGTTCCCCCTCAAACTTCCCGCCGGGAGCAGAAGTTTGGTCCCAGAGAGCCGTCTCTTTGTGCAAGCTCCGGGCCCTGCGCAGTCCCCCGTCCCCAGCCCGGCCTGCCTGCCtgtctttctctccctctctcatcCCCTTGTGGTGTGGTTGTTTTGCAGAACATGCCCCCAATGAGCCCCGAGAAGCCTGCTTTGTGTGCTGGTTGTGGAGGGAAGATCTCAGACAGATATTACCTGCTGGCAGTTGACAAACAATGGCACCTCAGGTGTCTTAAATGCTGTGAATGTAAACTGGCTTTGGAGTCAGAGCTCACCTGCTTTGCCAAGGACGGCAGTATTTACTGCAAGGAGGATTACTACAGGTACAGCAATCTGTCCCCATGGGTTCAAAAGCACACCCCCTCACAAGGCATTATGAACCGAAACGCTCTATTCTCCACACGGGCTTTCAAATGTAGCTTTTCGCAGTCAGCGATTCCTTAATCCTGTAAACGTGTCCTCTCCGAAAGGTCTCGCGCGTTTAAAAACCGAGGGGATCGAGAAGGGGACACGCCGATTGAATATGCGTGGTGGAACACAAACAGGCGAAGGAGAAGACCTCGGGTCTCCCGCTGCTCTGCGGTTTCCCTCCGTAAATACCAGCATAAGACCCGACAAAGTTTCCCTCTGCCCGTAGCTTGCCGGTGTTTccgcgggccgggccccgcggctggcgcggcgggaggggcgggagCCGCGGCGGAGCCCACcggccctgcccagccccggggacGGTGCCaggcggccgggcccgggcaGTCGGTCCGTGCGTTTCAGCTTTCCCGGAGTTCAGCTCCCCGCGGCCCTTGCGCCTGTACACGAAAGCCAAGAGAGCGGGGACTGATTACCCCCAGGTCCGCAGTTCTTCATGCTCAGGAGCAGCGGGAGGGCTTTTGCAGAAGACCTAAGCGAACAGGTCAGCCTGGCAGACGGTGAAAGGCGTTTATCACGGGGCCCCGATGCTGGATCCCCGGTGGTGTTCCCGACAAGTCGTAGTACCGACGCTCGGCGGGCCGGGAGCCACGGCCGGCAAGAAGGGCCGTCCTGGGGCCGGGGAGGGCACGACCCTGGCGGGGACAGGCTCCGTGGCTTGGAGAGGAggtgggtggcactggggcaAGGTCTGCCTTTACTTTTCTGGTTGATGCCCACTTTCCTGTTTCCTTCAGAAGGTTCTCCGTGCAGAGATGTGCCCGCTGCCACCTTGGGATCTCAGCCTCTGAAATGGTCATGAGAGCCAGGGAGTCGGTTTATCACCTGAGCTGCTTCACCTGCACCACCTGCAACAAGACTCTGACCACGGGCGATCACTTTGGCATGAAGGACAACCTGGTTTACTGCAGGGCCCACTTCGAGTCCCTTTTGCAAGGAGAATATCCCCCTCAGCTGAGCTACACCGAGCTGGCTGCCAAGAGCGGAGGGCTGGCCCTGCCTTACTTCAACGGCACTGGCACCGTGCAGAAGGGGAGGCCCAGGAAACGAAAGAGCCCTGCCTTGGGAGTGGACATCGTCAACTACAACTCAGGTGGGAAACACACGCCGAACCTCCCTCCCGCTCCTCCAAAAAGAGTGTTCTCGGGCTTCCCCTCAGCTAGGCAGTGCACAGCTCAGCCAGGCCAAATCTTGCTTAACCATTggaaaatcaaacaaacagcGCTCTGAGGGCTGGAGCGTTTGCAGGAAAGCTAACAGCAGCCCTTCTCAAAGGCTGTCTTTGCCTATTAATGTCAAATACCCAAACTTAGCCACTTCCCAGgataaagaccaaaaaaaaaaaaaaatcccaaccccAAAACCATAGTGTTCTTTCTCTGTAGTAATCTCAGAGATACCCTTatcattatttgtattttattagcAAAAAGCAATTCACCAGTTAGACGTCAAATTAGAAGTACCCaaacagatcagaaaaaaaaagaataaaagttatAATATATGGCTCCTATAATGCTAATGCAGTATCCACATAACTCGATATAGCTGTTCAATTAGTACTAATTAATACTTCAGGCTAAATAATCCTCTTTTACTGGCACATAAACGATCAAACTGTACAAGAGGTCAACGAATAAATGTTGTTGTCTGTAACTAAACCCTATCAAATGTAATTCAGGAGAATGGTTTCTGCTCTCTCAACAGCAGGAAAGGAACAAGTGTTACCctctattaatttttttccctaagtcCAGTCACTTAAGTATCCAAAGCATGCCTAAAAATACAGTGTCAGGGGCCAGAGGTAAGGGACGTTCAGGTACGAGCAAGCAGTTTAAGCGGCATTTCATTAGAGAAGAAAGCAGTAAGGCTAAACCCGAATCAAAAAGCTACCGACTCCAAAAATGATTTTAGCGAAACTTTAGCTCGCCGTGGATGGTCAGGAGCAAAGAAAGGGGTGGGAAGCAGGAGCGGTGCAAGGTGTTTCCCCGTGAATCGGGGAGCCGTTCCggcctggcagggagcagggggctCCGGGCGGAGCTGCCAGTGCTGGTCCCGCCGGGGAGCCGGGAGAGGGGTCAGGGCCTCCCCTTCCAACAGATGCAGGTCGATGAAAGTGCACCGATTTCAGCCCGGAACTCTCTTTCCCCCACCCCAATTTCAACCCCCCGCCATCGCGATTCACAAGCGATCCTCCCCCGCCCCCGCAAACCCCTTCATCCCCCCCGGCACCTCCTCCGGGGCTGCTTGGGAAACGGGCTCTCGCTGGGAACCGAGGAGCTGTGCGAGGCTATTTCATCTCCTCTGATGCGTAGACCTTGGAGCCAGGGTAATCACTGCGCTAATTGTTCCTTGTTAATTGAAGATGACATTGGAATCCCTGGCTACGGAGCGGTTTCCAATCAATCCTGAAAGCTGCTAAAGAAAAGGGAACCTGTAGCGCAGCCAGGATTCATTCAGTCCCGCTTCCAAGGGCGGATTTCCCGTACGCCCGCCCTTAGGTCTCTCTGATCCGCAAACCACCACCCCAGGTCTCCAGATCCCTAAATGTAAACATTTCTAGGGTCAATTTACCGTTAGAGTTAGGACCCGAAATGAGGGAGAGATGAAAACTTGTGGATATGACAAAACACCCCTGAAACTTCGGGTCAGGACTCAAAAGAAACATTATTCGCGAACACGGTCATAGTTTTTGTGTGTTAGTCTTGAAACTCTCATTCTTCACAACAAAGGGGCATATAAGATGTATCGCTGACTCCAAACGAGATTACAGGCACCACTCATTATGGAAATACATCTCACTTCACTGAGATCTCACAGAATTCTCCGGGCAAcggagagggaaggaagaaaaaaaaaaaaaagggagaaaaagcgCGCCTCTCTAATCTGTTGTTTTGGACTCAGCATAGATGGTTGAGAAATCTGATCTGTTAGGGccgtgattttttaaaaagtattatcTAGCAGTGACCGGGGTTGACACATGGTCTCGAGAAAATACAGTTTGCAGCCAAACTGTGCATCCGGTGCGAACGATTCCAGCCCGTTGACCCACTGCGCTCAAGATCCAGGGGGAGGAAAACGAATCTCTAAGACTTACGAAATGACTTGCAGTAGATGAAATCGCTTCtcgaaagaaagaaaaaaatctctaaataaTTGGCAGCTACTTTCCTACATGCATTTTTCGTTCCTTGCCCTGTGATTCAGTAATTGGTCTTGCACGTAATCATTTACAAAGGGCAACCAGtccacagaaaattaaatgtagaaTACATGACTGCCGGTTTCAGAGGAAGAAGCGGGACGCGGGTAGGAGCCCATAACGCACCCCTCAGTCCGCGTCCGGGCCCTTTCTCCGGGGCATTCGCTGCCCTCTCGCACGGCCGGCCCGCCGGCAGCCCAGCCGCAACCTGCCCGGCACCGCGCTCGGGCCTGCGGACCGACGTGGGGCGCGGAGCCGGCGGGGGATGCGCGGAGCGGCGCGCTTCTGCCCACCCGGCCCGGGCTCCCCGGGGCCTCCCCggctggagcaggagccccGAGGGGCAGAGGCGCAGCCCCGACCCGTCCATCGCTAAAGCACACCCGAGCCCGGGGCACAGCGCTCCGCCTCTGAGCGGGCAGCTTCGAAGTTGTTTCAAAAGTTTGCTCCTGCCACTCAATGTTTGGCGAGGACCACAAACCCCAGTAAACCAAAGCGGTATTCCACCAAAACACGAATGACCTAGGGTGTCCCCATCGCTATGGTAAGCCATTATGGAAAACGAATCAGACTTGTAACAATAAAACAGTGCAATAACTCTGATGAGGCTGAAAACTTCACCAAGCTGAGCAAAAAGATATGCATATTCACAAGCGATCTGGCAGTACCTGGCTCAGATTTGTGCGCACATTTTGTGTTAAGGGTGCTGAGTACAGGGACAGAATGGAAAATCAGATTCTGCTGCTGGATCTACAACAGTTTTTctattctgtattttgtttagtagtttaatttctgtttctcagcttCCCGGTTGTAAAGTGGAAACACAACAATAAATAACTCAAAATGTTATGAGGTAAAAGCCATTCATATTTGCGAGCTGTCTGGAATTAAtgtgaaaaatggaagaaactaTTCAAAAGTACTTAGAACATTCAAGGCTTTCTCTATATTACCTCTTATATCATAGaattaatatgtattttgagGGAAACTGTGTTGACTTACAGCCCACAGGATATAGAAATGAGATGGTGAAGAAGATTTccctaggaaaatattttacacagCTGTTGGTCAAAGTGCTGTTTACTTTATTTcattatatatgtatgtgtgtgtgtaaaaaaCCATGAAGAGTTCACTTGAAGAATTCTTggcaataaaaagcaaactgttCTAGCTCtttctaaagcaaaattaaacaacTCTGCAATTCAACTGCAAATAAATGAACAATCCCTTGCCCgattttttgctttcccttaGTTCTCCAGGCGATAGTGTAAAAACTCTGATCTATGATGTGGCCAAACCACATAATGCTGTGTCACCTACGTAAAACAGAGAGTGAGCTAATCGTTGTATAAGCTAGGATTGTCTGAGGATGCTTGGGGCCCTCTTCTCACTTTCTCTCGAAAATAAAAGCCCAAATAAAGTAGatcactgaaacaaaaacagTAAGCAGGAcagaggaggctgaggaagTTTGTGTTGCTGCTGTAAACCTGAGTGACCcaaggaaaacaacagaaacaaacagcttGCAACTGTCTGAAGTAAAACCTGAGGACTGAATTCTGGTACTTTGATTTATGTCAGCTTGTAAGTTACGGCCCACGCAGTTTGACTGAAGGCAGTGTGATTGCTTGTGAAAACAAGTAGTAAATACAATCCAAATCTGGTCTGAAATTGTTTTTAAGGCAACTTTCAACTCCTGGTATTTTCAGAAGTGTCAACTTACTTTGTAAGGGCAGATATACTTCTTACCAAGACTAGAAGCAAATCTAGCTATAATTAAATATTCACCTGATTTTCTGTCAAAGCGTTCTCTTACCAGCATCTGTTCATGTTGACTTGTCTTATAATTCAAACACGAAAACACCTTCaagaagctttttattttgtcctggttttaagttgctttctttgcctcatcTCTGTTTTTAGCACTGTCAACATCAGTCTCTCTGTATTGTgtgctttccctttttctcctcctctctctctttttttttttttttttaaatttagaaatagGGATCAACTAGGCCTAGTAAATAATCCAATAACTATTGTAAGGCAGTTCCAAAATTCAAATGAGCAACTACTGAAACTTGGTCTAGTTTACAGAcattctgaaacatttttaattagctGTTCTTTAATTAATATTCCCTGCTATGATGACACCATGAATTTTCTCCTGTGTGACTGAGCCATCTTTATAAAATAGGATTCTATAAACTGGTAACTCTATTGTATTttaagccaaaaataaaaatatagatgtttttcttacttttttctttttttccccaatactGTCATTCCTTTCCCCAATATGAAGTAATGATGCCACAGTTCCAGAACAGCTGCAACTCTAGTGTACAATTCACACCCATAAAAGCGTAATCTGGAACAAATTCATCTTTCATAGACATTTTGAAAATCCTGAATCAGGGAAAGCCAGGAAACTCCTTTAAAGTTTTCAGCTATGAGTTGGTTGTTTATAGAAACTCCCTAAATCAGTACCAACTAACAGCTACTACAGATTCCGATTGAGATTGAGGGACAGAATTAAACCTTGATGTAATTGCTTTCTAGAcacattttacagatgaaagTCTTTGAGCACTTCATATAAACTCCCAGGCAAAGtccaaaagcatttattttatcagcaaAAACCTCCAGATTTTACACTTTCTTGATGAACTGTCATAACAAACTTTCCTGCTGTACATCTCTTTTTATAGGTGCTTGTGATTTGGGGGGAAAGctcagaaacattaaaaatgctggtttgaCCTCTATTCTTCTCTCAAGCTAAGAGTGTTTCAATGAGTGAGATTTCAAAATCTGAATGAGATTTCGAATGACTCTTTGAACGCCCAaagcaaaaccaccaccacagggaaaaggcttgtttgaaaataaatgccaaaGGAGAGAGAAGTTTCTAAGTCTGCCCTAAGTAGGTACAGGCCTGGGAGACACAGCATGTTTTAAGAATAGGAAAAGGTCATCTTCTGGATcttttttgtctgctttaatAACCACATCTGTACTTATCCTTGCACCAGTTTAgcccttccttccttgcttgtttctttccttccaaaCAGTATGTGACTCAAGATTTTTGCTTTGATTCGTTTATCCTACATGACGTGGCCTCTAACtctttgtttcgttttgtttatTGAACAGGCTGTAATGAGAACGAGGCAGATCACCTggacagagaccagcagccTTATCCCCCATCCCAGAAGACAAAGCGCATGCGCACCTCCTTCAAACACCACCAGCTTCGTACCATGAAGTCCTACTTCGCTATCAACCACAACCCAGATGCCAAGGACCTCAAGCAGCTTGCCCAGAAAACAGGCCTGACCAAGAGAGTTCTGCAGGTAAGAAGCCACATCTCAGGCTTGACAGAATTTTCCTCTACCCCTGCCAGTCAATAGCATTTCCCTTATGCGTAATGATAGCGATATACTTTTGCTGGGTGTGTCCCTAGTGGGTGTGCAGAGGGGTACAGTATGACATGGCAGGAGTGCTGAATGTGTGCCCTACCACCCCAAGGCAGCCAAATCCTAAAATGTGATTTGTAATTAGTTACATTCTCAACATGAGGAATCTGTCTTCAGAGTCTACCAACCCAGCAGATATCCTGGGATCTGTAGTCTCTCTGTGGTGACCTTATTAAGGGTAGAGGTAGCAAATCTACTCATTTTATCCATGCTGGGTGAAGCCTCTGGGCT contains the following coding sequences:
- the LHX9 gene encoding LIM/homeobox protein Lhx9 isoform X2, giving the protein MLFHGISGGHIQGIMEEMERRSKTESRLAKGGQMNGRETNMPPMSPEKPALCAGCGGKISDRYYLLAVDKQWHLRCLKCCECKLALESELTCFAKDGSIYCKEDYYRRFSVQRCARCHLGISASEMVMRARESVYHLSCFTCTTCNKTLTTGDHFGMKDNLVYCRAHFESLLQGEYPPQLSYTELAAKSGGLALPYFNGTGTVQKGRPRKRKSPALGVDIVNYNSAMSCNENEADHLDRDQQPYPPSQKTKRMRTSFKHHQLRTMKSYFAINHNPDAKDLKQLAQKTGLTKRVLQVWFQNARAKFRRNLLRQENGGVDKADGTSLPAPPSADSGALTPPGTATTLTDLTNPTITVVTSVTSNLDSHESGSPSQTTLTNLF
- the LHX9 gene encoding LIM/homeobox protein Lhx9 isoform X3, producing MEIVGCRAEENTCPFRPPAMLFHGISGGHIQGIMEEMERRSKTESRLAKGGQMNGRETNMPPMSPEKPALCAGCGGKISDRYYLLAVDKQWHLRCLKCCECKLALESELTCFAKDGSIYCKEDYYRRFSVQRCARCHLGISASEMVMRARESVYHLSCFTCTTCNKTLTTGDHFGMKDNLVYCRAHFESLLQGEYPPQLSYTELAAKSGGLALPYFNGTGTVQKGRPRKRKSPALGVDIVNYNSGCNENEADHLDRDQQPYPPSQKTKRMRTSFKHHQLRTMKSYFAINHNPDAKDLKQLAQKTGLTKRVLQGEQIMGHYSQTSRRLKIP
- the LHX9 gene encoding LIM/homeobox protein Lhx9 isoform X1; this translates as MEEVTRGAPEDVSGMLWKGSGGWGTSFTSRARVWCGASPRERGVQNCRQEDPAVGIEVSGNSRQLFQGKARKSGVKTMLFHGISGGHIQGIMEEMERRSKTESRLAKGGQMNGRETNMPPMSPEKPALCAGCGGKISDRYYLLAVDKQWHLRCLKCCECKLALESELTCFAKDGSIYCKEDYYRRFSVQRCARCHLGISASEMVMRARESVYHLSCFTCTTCNKTLTTGDHFGMKDNLVYCRAHFESLLQGEYPPQLSYTELAAKSGGLALPYFNGTGTVQKGRPRKRKSPALGVDIVNYNSGCNENEADHLDRDQQPYPPSQKTKRMRTSFKHHQLRTMKSYFAINHNPDAKDLKQLAQKTGLTKRVLQVWFQNARAKFRRNLLRQENGGVDKADGTSLPAPPSADSGALTPPGTATTLTDLTNPTITVVTSVTSNLDSHESGSPSQTTLTNLF